In the genome of Chloroflexota bacterium, the window AGAAAATCTTACTACGCCCGATTGCTTTTGTCAACAATTTCTGAAATCGCGGGCACGCCGCCCAGCGATTCGGCTGCATCAACGGCATTCAATATGGCCTGCGCAAAAACCTCGGCAGCAAACGCGCCTACGATATTAACATCCGCTTTGCGCTTGCCGGTTGCCAGAGCAAAAATTGTATCGCCATCGACCATCGTGTGCGCCGGGCGGATGGTGCGCGCTAGGCCGTCATGCGCCATTTGCGCTACCTTGTTGATGTCTTCCTTGTTGAAATTGGCATTGGTGGCGACCACGCCGATCACGGTATTGCCGCGGCTGGCAAGCCCCAGCGCCGTGCGCCCCACCAGCGATTGCATCACATCCAGCGTGTTGGCGAAATAGCCCGACGCGCCTATGTGTAATGGCCCCTTGTCTACGGCGCGTACCCCGGCGATGATTTCACCGTCGCGGGGGTTAATCACGTCGCCAAAGGCGTTTACCGCCACAATGGCCCCAACGAGCACGCCGCCGCCAATTTCCATACTGGCGGTGCCAATGCCAGCCTTCATCGCCTGCCCCATGCCCAAAATTTTCCCCACCGTAGC includes:
- a CDS encoding P1 family peptidase; translated protein: MKLHNAITDIPGIQVGHAQDLDAITGCTVILCPDGAVGGVDQRGGAPGTREVDALHPLHLVKEVHAVVLSGGSAFGLDSASGVVRYLEKKGIGFNVQVARVPIVPAAILFDLGIGRADIRPDAEMGYQACINASTQPPTQGNFGAGTGATVGKILGMGQAMKAGIGTASMEIGGGVLVGAIVAVNAFGDVINPRDGEIIAGVRAVDKGPLHIGASGYFANTLDVMQSLVGRTALGLASRGNTVIGVVATNANFNKEDINKVAQMAHDGLARTIRPAHTMVDGDTIFALATGKRKADVNIVGAFAAEVFAQAILNAVDAAESLGGVPAISEIVDKSNRA